In Mycobacterium gallinarum, a single window of DNA contains:
- a CDS encoding SDR family oxidoreductase: MPYPKIALRGAVVAVTGGARGIGKATADLFAARGAVVCVGDLDPADAADALVVDVTSRESFGAFVGTVMDRYGRIDILINNAGVMPLGDFLSENDAISRTTLDVNVWGLIQGMRAVMPHMIERGRGHVVNVASMAGKLVVPGLAVYNASKFAAVGLSAAVREEYRSTGVSVSAVLPSAVRTRLASGVPLGHGMPTVDAADVARAIVGSVRSRRAEITVPRYLAGWDLVNATAPEPVMRLGRKLIGDRRALTSVQDDVRAAYEQTIAAQARQ, translated from the coding sequence ATGCCCTATCCCAAGATCGCGCTGCGCGGCGCCGTCGTCGCCGTGACGGGCGGAGCCCGCGGAATCGGCAAGGCGACCGCCGATCTCTTCGCCGCGCGTGGCGCAGTGGTATGCGTCGGGGACCTCGACCCGGCGGACGCGGCCGACGCACTCGTCGTCGACGTCACCTCGCGCGAATCGTTCGGGGCTTTCGTCGGCACGGTGATGGACCGATACGGCCGCATCGACATCCTCATCAACAACGCCGGCGTGATGCCGCTGGGCGACTTCCTCTCCGAGAACGACGCGATCAGCAGAACGACGCTCGATGTGAACGTGTGGGGCCTGATTCAGGGCATGAGAGCCGTCATGCCGCACATGATCGAGCGCGGCCGAGGACATGTGGTCAACGTGGCGTCGATGGCAGGCAAGCTGGTCGTCCCGGGATTGGCGGTCTACAACGCCAGCAAGTTCGCGGCCGTAGGGCTGTCCGCTGCGGTCCGAGAGGAATACCGGAGTACCGGTGTCAGCGTGAGCGCGGTGCTGCCGAGTGCGGTGCGGACGCGGCTCGCGTCGGGCGTGCCACTCGGCCACGGGATGCCGACGGTCGACGCCGCTGACGTCGCACGTGCGATTGTCGGCAGTGTCCGCAGTCGGCGCGCCGAAATCACCGTGCCCCGGTATCTGGCGGGATGGGATCTGGTGAATGCGACGGCACCGGAGCCGGTGATGCGCCTGGGCCGCAAGCTGATCGGGGATCGCAGGGCGCTGACGTCGGTGCAGGACGATGTCCGCGCCGCCTATGAGCAGACGATCGCAGCGCAGGCCCGCCAATGA
- a CDS encoding flavin-containing monooxygenase encodes MTREPRVVIIGAGIAGIATAVTLQRAGFHDFTILEKGSDVGGVWHWNRYPGLTCDVPSQLYQFSFAPKPDWSGLFAPGEEIQRYLHDVVDQFGIDRHLRLDSEVRSAVFTGSSWRVTTSDGAELEADFVISATGVLHHPFTPDIPGLESFTGDVVHTARWDDGVVTDGRRIAVIGNGSTGVQIVSALQAGAGHITHFVRTPQWVIWAPMGLSQPTVVGSLLRRTPAVHRRLYGALLRGSGILTDIALRPTVQRRLAQSYARLCLRIQIRDRELRDSLTPDYQPFCKRQVVSSSYYRAIRAGNAELVTTPIERVTPQGIRLEDGREIDVDLLVLATGFEAHNYMRPMTLRGRDGISIDDAWAKGPRAYRMTAIPGFPNLFTVLGPNSPTGSVSLQYSSELTARYITHWLRKFRDGEIDTVEVTEEATAKFNDDVTAALGPTVWNTGCNSWYLTDEGNVDLWPYDRKTMTAMLSRPDDRDFHITTSG; translated from the coding sequence ATGACGCGCGAACCTCGGGTTGTCATCATCGGCGCGGGCATTGCGGGCATCGCCACCGCGGTGACGTTGCAGCGGGCCGGTTTCCACGACTTCACGATCCTGGAGAAGGGTTCCGACGTCGGCGGCGTGTGGCACTGGAACCGCTATCCCGGCCTCACCTGCGATGTCCCGTCGCAGCTGTACCAGTTCTCGTTCGCGCCGAAGCCGGACTGGTCGGGGCTGTTCGCACCCGGTGAGGAGATTCAGCGTTACCTTCACGACGTCGTCGACCAGTTCGGGATCGACCGACACCTCAGGCTCGATTCGGAAGTTCGGTCTGCGGTGTTCACCGGATCATCCTGGCGAGTAACGACTTCCGATGGTGCGGAGTTGGAAGCAGACTTTGTGATATCGGCGACCGGTGTGCTCCATCACCCGTTCACACCCGACATTCCCGGCCTGGAGAGTTTTACGGGCGACGTCGTCCACACCGCGCGGTGGGACGACGGTGTGGTCACTGATGGGCGACGGATCGCCGTCATCGGCAACGGCTCGACCGGGGTGCAGATCGTGTCTGCACTTCAGGCCGGCGCCGGCCACATCACACACTTCGTGCGGACCCCGCAGTGGGTGATCTGGGCGCCGATGGGGCTGTCCCAGCCGACGGTGGTGGGCTCGTTGCTGCGACGGACGCCCGCGGTGCATCGTCGGCTCTACGGCGCATTGCTCAGGGGCTCAGGCATTTTGACCGACATCGCGCTGCGACCGACCGTGCAGCGCCGACTGGCACAGAGTTACGCGCGACTGTGCCTGCGCATCCAGATTCGCGATCGCGAACTGCGTGACAGTCTCACGCCGGACTACCAGCCCTTCTGCAAACGGCAGGTCGTGTCGAGTTCGTACTATCGCGCGATCCGTGCGGGGAACGCGGAGCTGGTCACCACGCCGATCGAGCGGGTGACGCCGCAGGGCATTCGGCTAGAGGACGGCCGTGAGATCGACGTCGACCTGCTGGTGTTGGCCACGGGATTCGAGGCGCACAACTACATGCGCCCGATGACCCTGCGCGGGCGCGACGGCATCTCGATCGACGACGCGTGGGCCAAGGGGCCGCGGGCTTATCGGATGACGGCGATCCCTGGTTTCCCCAATCTCTTTACGGTTCTTGGCCCGAACTCCCCGACGGGTTCGGTGTCCCTGCAGTATTCGTCGGAGCTGACGGCCCGCTACATCACGCATTGGCTGCGGAAGTTCCGCGATGGCGAGATCGACACCGTCGAGGTGACCGAGGAAGCCACCGCGAAGTTCAACGACGACGTCACTGCCGCGTTGGGGCCCACCGTGTGGAATACCGGTTGCAACTCTTGGTATCTCACCGACGAGGGCAACGTCGACCTGTGGCCATACGACCGCAAGACGATGACCGCCATGCTGAGCCGACCCGACGATCGCGACTTTCACATCACCACTTCCGGCTAG
- a CDS encoding HNH endonuclease signature motif containing protein: protein MFEGMSDGDLIDVMGESTRYESTCMAERLLAVAELYVRNQGALADLDWCVVDNCAATAADVSAVQNISHSRAVGQVQFACVLAHRLPAVAKVFLRGTIDYRMVSTIINRTDNVEDALMPELDEAIARHCEKWMKLSKNKLRDRVDQWVAKFDPAGVRVPPKVDENRYFEVDEAGPGMAFASGHVRAADGAALNARLDALAATVCEHDPRSQNQRRADATGALSRMEATLACECGREDCPAAAAQADAKSAAATAVIHVLAEQATIDGTSDKPGYLRGFGILPAESVRTLAKTATLKPLTVPSGEAPDPGYRPSAKTKEFLAWRDLTCRWPGCDKPVEKSDVDHTVPYPLGSTHPSNTKHYCRIHHLLKTFCGWTDRQLPDGTILLTSPTGHTYTSEALGAAMFPALARPTGELDLPPYVVDQNPDRMAMMPRRKQTRAQDRQDRINAERRERTELIAEEERQHQAWLAANYQPPPF from the coding sequence ATGTTCGAGGGCATGTCGGATGGGGATCTCATCGACGTGATGGGTGAGTCCACCCGCTATGAGTCGACGTGTATGGCGGAGCGATTGTTGGCGGTCGCCGAGCTTTACGTCCGCAATCAAGGCGCGTTGGCCGACCTTGATTGGTGCGTGGTTGATAACTGTGCCGCTACGGCCGCTGACGTGTCGGCCGTGCAGAACATCAGTCACTCCCGCGCGGTCGGGCAGGTCCAGTTCGCGTGTGTGCTGGCGCATCGGTTGCCCGCCGTGGCCAAGGTGTTCCTGCGCGGCACCATCGATTACCGCATGGTGTCGACGATCATCAACCGTACCGACAATGTCGAGGATGCGTTGATGCCGGAGTTGGACGAGGCGATCGCGCGGCATTGCGAGAAGTGGATGAAGCTGTCGAAGAACAAGCTGCGGGATCGGGTGGACCAGTGGGTGGCCAAGTTCGACCCCGCCGGCGTTCGCGTTCCACCCAAGGTCGACGAGAACCGGTACTTCGAGGTGGACGAGGCCGGTCCGGGAATGGCGTTTGCCTCCGGTCATGTCCGTGCCGCCGACGGGGCGGCACTCAATGCGCGGTTGGATGCGTTGGCCGCCACGGTGTGTGAACACGATCCGCGCAGCCAGAACCAGCGTCGCGCGGATGCCACTGGGGCTTTGTCCCGGATGGAAGCCACCCTGGCATGTGAATGTGGACGCGAGGATTGCCCAGCGGCAGCAGCACAGGCCGACGCCAAGAGCGCTGCGGCCACAGCAGTCATCCATGTGCTCGCCGAACAAGCGACGATCGATGGAACCAGCGATAAGCCGGGGTATCTGCGCGGGTTCGGAATCTTGCCCGCCGAATCCGTCCGCACGCTGGCCAAGACCGCCACACTCAAGCCGCTCACAGTGCCCAGCGGTGAGGCGCCCGATCCCGGATATCGGCCCTCGGCGAAGACCAAGGAATTCCTGGCGTGGCGTGACTTGACGTGCCGCTGGCCGGGCTGCGACAAGCCGGTCGAGAAGTCCGATGTCGATCACACGGTGCCGTACCCATTGGGTTCGACGCATCCGTCGAACACCAAGCACTACTGCCGGATCCACCATCTGCTCAAGACATTCTGCGGGTGGACCGACCGGCAGTTGCCCGACGGCACGATCCTGCTGACGTCCCCGACCGGGCACACCTACACCAGCGAAGCGCTCGGCGCGGCGATGTTTCCCGCCTTGGCCCGGCCGACCGGCGAACTCGACTTGCCGCCCTATGTGGTCGATCAGAACCCGGACCGAATGGCAATGATGCCGCGGCGTAAACAAACCCGCGCCCAGGACCGCCAAGACCGCATCAACGCCGAACGACGTGAACGCACCGAACTCATCGCCGAAGAAGAACGACAACACCAAGCCTGGCTCGCCGCCAACTACCAGCCACCACCCTTCTAG
- a CDS encoding helix-turn-helix domain-containing protein translates to MVRSRRTKIAAEEKTRLVLAVLAGEMTCAEAARRCGVASTQVTKWKHQFLEAGAQRLQEVPSGAAHGAGSPEQRRLRMENEQLKLALAEATVQLRIWQRGAALADQVLPGPRNPKRSSRSAGFEVRAIGRHRRADLSPPAGRLRAGDPAKGPWPAPVVDRIEAIAAKYAEAWPAWGYRKIAALMRADGHDVTNSSVQRALRRRGLLLPQGFRADRKSWAALRRRVFHDPPTERNRVWQTDFSEFETAHGGIWRISAVIDYVTKYCLAITVTPTSRGRDAVHCIRLAVEEAPAS, encoded by the coding sequence ATGGTCAGATCGCGACGAACAAAGATTGCTGCCGAGGAGAAGACCCGGTTGGTGCTGGCTGTTCTAGCCGGTGAGATGACCTGTGCTGAGGCGGCCCGGCGGTGTGGGGTGGCCTCGACTCAGGTGACGAAGTGGAAGCATCAGTTCCTTGAGGCTGGGGCCCAACGCTTGCAGGAGGTGCCCAGCGGCGCCGCGCATGGCGCGGGTAGCCCTGAGCAGCGTCGGCTGCGGATGGAAAACGAGCAGCTCAAACTCGCGCTGGCCGAAGCCACGGTGCAGCTGCGGATCTGGCAGCGCGGTGCAGCTTTGGCCGATCAGGTCCTTCCAGGACCTCGAAACCCTAAGAGAAGCAGCAGGTCTGCCGGTTTCGAGGTTCGCGCCATTGGCCGGCATCGCCGAGCGGACCTATCGCCGCCGGCTGGCCGACTGCGCGCTGGTGACCCGGCCAAGGGGCCTTGGCCGGCGCCGGTCGTCGACCGGATCGAAGCGATCGCGGCGAAGTACGCCGAGGCGTGGCCGGCCTGGGGCTACCGCAAGATCGCCGCACTGATGCGCGCTGATGGTCACGACGTAACCAACTCGTCGGTGCAACGCGCGCTGCGGCGGCGTGGCCTGCTGTTACCCCAGGGCTTTCGGGCCGATCGAAAGTCTTGGGCTGCGTTGCGCCGCCGGGTATTTCACGATCCGCCGACTGAGCGCAACCGGGTGTGGCAGACCGACTTCTCCGAGTTCGAGACCGCCCACGGCGGGATCTGGCGAATTAGTGCCGTCATCGACTACGTCACCAAATACTGCCTGGCCATCACCGTCACGCCCACCAGCCGCGGCCGCGACGCCGTGCACTGCATTCGGTTGGCCGTCGAGGAAGCCCCCGCATCTTGA
- a CDS encoding integrase core domain-containing protein codes for MSDNGPCYRGKDFHTLFTGHDPLLRHIRTRIKSPQTNGVIERFFETLKYEHLFRGYIGDGDALDMETHRFRIIYNTIRPHQALADRTPKQAYLDSKTLPPS; via the coding sequence GTGTCCGACAACGGTCCCTGCTACCGGGGTAAAGACTTCCACACCCTGTTCACCGGCCATGATCCGCTCCTGCGCCACATCCGCACACGCATCAAATCACCACAAACCAACGGCGTCATCGAGCGATTCTTCGAAACCCTGAAATACGAGCATCTCTTCCGCGGCTACATCGGCGACGGCGACGCACTCGACATGGAAACCCATCGATTCCGCATCATCTACAACACCATCCGACCACACCAAGCCCTGGCCGACCGCACCCCAAAACAGGCCTACCTCGACAGCAAAACCCTGCCACCTTCTTGA
- a CDS encoding helix-turn-helix transcriptional regulator, protein MSATEWSELGVSELPTGTVTLLLADVEGSTRLWETQPVEMSAAIARLDETLAGLVAAHHGVRPVEQGEGDSFVLAFARASDAVACALALQRAPLAPIRLRIGINTGEIQLRDEGNYIGPTINRTARLRDLAHGGQTVLSGATEPVVIDYLPGGAWLTDLGTHPLRDLPRPERVVQLCHPDIQNDFPPLRVVGSAATQNLPAQLSRFIGRDSEMREVAGLLAENRLVTLTGAGGVGKTRLAVEVAGAIASEFGECIAYVDLAPITNPVLVPVAAARAFGLPDQKGLPATETLVRYVGERRALMILDNCEHLLDSCAALIDTVLAECPSLVLMATSREPIGVASEATWRVPSLSLDIEAVELFVDRARKVSPGFQVIEDNSVAVTEICHRLDGMPLAIELAAARMRAMSVDEILASLHDRFRLLTGGARTAVRRQQTLRASVDWSHALLTEPERVLFRHLAAFMGGFNLDAAEAVCGGGHVERYQVLDELTLLVDKSLVVAETNSSPTRYRILETIRQYGLEKLGESGDADAVRGRHRDYFLSVATALDRPERTEHEGRLDQAELEIDNLRSAFVWSRESGDSQLALTFAASLQPLWLARGKIREGLAWLEAALLEDRTAAPSAQRARALADKAMLESWVSAGDADQAEEALSIARDIGDPALLARALTAGGCVRGHVVTSAQPYFDEALELARSVDDAWLVSQILGWQAYGAMMLGNIVPALKAGEAGRDFADAIGDRFVSRQCRWCIGHVLFWHGDLADSIAQLDKAAMEAQGAHDLFWVGMNRASQGWPLVYQGEIAAADAVAAMAVEASAEIQGIQLGWAYWIVALAALASGDVERAKQANDIAAPLMDFQPDGANAGWHLNVEIALALGDLDGARRWADDAVVATSQRTAHAVMALAARARVASAEGRLDLAEEDAHRALAIIACAEVYLYLPDILERLAEVAAGVESLCAATRLCGAANGARERFGVLRFKVHEPEYNTSIAALRKSLGDTDFDAAWAEGAALSTEEAIAYAQRGRGSRKRPSSGWASLTPTELDVVRLVSEGLANKDIATRLFISHRTVQTHLTHVYTKLGLTSRVQLAQEAAKHS, encoded by the coding sequence ATGAGCGCGACTGAGTGGAGCGAACTGGGCGTGAGCGAGCTGCCGACGGGGACGGTGACGCTGCTGCTGGCAGACGTCGAGGGCTCGACGCGGCTGTGGGAGACCCAGCCGGTGGAAATGAGCGCGGCGATCGCGAGGCTCGACGAGACGCTGGCGGGGCTCGTCGCGGCGCACCACGGGGTCAGGCCGGTGGAGCAGGGTGAGGGCGACAGCTTCGTGCTGGCCTTCGCGCGGGCAAGTGATGCGGTGGCGTGCGCGCTGGCGCTGCAGCGTGCCCCGCTGGCGCCGATCCGGCTGCGGATCGGCATCAACACCGGCGAGATCCAATTGCGCGACGAGGGCAACTACATCGGCCCGACGATAAACCGGACGGCGCGGTTGCGCGATCTCGCGCACGGCGGGCAGACGGTGCTCTCCGGGGCTACCGAGCCGGTGGTCATCGACTACCTGCCCGGCGGGGCATGGCTGACCGACCTTGGCACGCATCCGTTGCGCGACCTGCCGCGTCCCGAACGGGTTGTGCAACTGTGCCATCCAGACATTCAGAACGACTTTCCACCACTCCGCGTCGTGGGTAGCGCTGCGACGCAAAACCTTCCGGCTCAACTTTCCAGGTTTATTGGCCGAGACTCTGAGATGCGTGAAGTCGCCGGACTCCTCGCCGAGAATCGACTCGTCACACTTACTGGCGCAGGCGGAGTCGGAAAGACTCGCCTCGCTGTAGAGGTCGCGGGTGCGATAGCGTCGGAGTTCGGAGAATGTATCGCCTACGTCGACTTGGCTCCGATCACCAATCCCGTACTTGTCCCGGTTGCGGCCGCGCGAGCCTTCGGACTTCCCGACCAAAAAGGCCTGCCTGCGACCGAAACACTCGTGCGATATGTCGGCGAACGCCGTGCGCTGATGATCCTGGACAATTGTGAACACCTACTGGATTCCTGCGCAGCGCTGATTGACACCGTGCTGGCCGAATGTCCTTCGCTGGTGTTGATGGCGACGAGTCGGGAACCGATCGGAGTTGCGAGTGAGGCGACGTGGCGAGTCCCCTCACTATCGCTGGACATTGAGGCCGTCGAGCTGTTTGTCGACCGCGCCCGCAAGGTGAGCCCTGGCTTCCAGGTCATAGAGGACAATTCGGTTGCGGTGACCGAGATATGCCACCGCCTCGACGGCATGCCTTTGGCCATCGAACTCGCCGCAGCACGCATGCGAGCAATGTCCGTCGATGAAATACTCGCGAGTCTCCACGACAGATTTCGCCTGCTGACCGGCGGTGCGCGAACCGCCGTGCGGCGCCAGCAGACCCTTCGAGCTTCCGTGGACTGGTCACATGCCTTGTTGACCGAACCGGAACGCGTGCTGTTCCGCCATCTTGCTGCCTTCATGGGTGGCTTCAACCTCGATGCAGCGGAAGCCGTCTGCGGCGGCGGGCATGTCGAGCGTTACCAGGTCCTCGACGAGCTCACACTTCTCGTGGACAAGTCGCTGGTCGTCGCTGAAACTAATTCCAGTCCAACGCGATACCGAATTCTGGAGACGATACGTCAGTACGGATTGGAAAAGCTTGGCGAGTCAGGTGACGCAGATGCGGTACGCGGTCGTCACCGCGATTACTTCCTATCCGTGGCGACCGCACTGGACAGGCCTGAGCGAACGGAGCATGAAGGCCGCCTCGACCAAGCTGAACTCGAAATAGACAATCTGCGCTCGGCGTTCGTGTGGAGCCGTGAAAGCGGTGACTCCCAGCTAGCGCTCACGTTCGCCGCATCGCTTCAACCGCTTTGGTTGGCGCGGGGGAAGATCCGCGAAGGGCTTGCATGGCTCGAAGCTGCGCTCCTCGAGGACCGGACTGCCGCGCCCTCTGCGCAGCGAGCACGAGCGCTCGCCGACAAGGCGATGCTCGAATCGTGGGTATCGGCCGGTGACGCCGATCAAGCCGAGGAAGCGCTCAGCATCGCGCGTGACATCGGCGACCCGGCACTACTGGCACGCGCGCTCACCGCAGGCGGATGCGTCCGAGGACATGTCGTTACCAGCGCGCAGCCGTACTTCGACGAAGCGCTGGAACTTGCGAGGTCGGTCGATGATGCGTGGCTGGTCAGCCAGATACTCGGTTGGCAGGCCTACGGCGCAATGATGCTGGGGAACATTGTCCCAGCGTTGAAAGCCGGAGAGGCGGGACGGGACTTCGCTGACGCCATCGGAGACCGATTCGTCTCGCGGCAGTGCCGTTGGTGTATCGGCCATGTTTTGTTCTGGCACGGGGACTTGGCCGACTCGATCGCGCAGCTAGACAAGGCAGCGATGGAGGCGCAAGGTGCACACGACCTTTTTTGGGTGGGAATGAATCGTGCGAGCCAGGGGTGGCCGCTCGTGTACCAAGGAGAGATAGCCGCCGCAGATGCGGTCGCCGCTATGGCGGTCGAAGCCTCTGCGGAGATCCAAGGAATACAATTGGGATGGGCGTACTGGATCGTGGCATTGGCCGCACTCGCCTCCGGAGATGTGGAACGGGCGAAGCAGGCCAACGATATAGCTGCGCCATTGATGGATTTTCAGCCGGACGGCGCCAATGCAGGCTGGCATCTGAATGTCGAGATCGCCTTGGCCTTGGGGGATCTCGACGGTGCTCGGCGCTGGGCTGACGACGCGGTCGTTGCTACCTCTCAGAGGACCGCGCACGCAGTCATGGCGCTCGCCGCGCGGGCTCGCGTGGCGAGCGCGGAGGGACGGCTCGATCTGGCCGAGGAGGACGCTCACCGCGCACTGGCTATCATCGCCTGCGCCGAGGTCTATCTCTACCTTCCCGATATCCTTGAGCGCCTGGCTGAAGTGGCTGCGGGGGTTGAAAGCCTCTGCGCAGCGACCCGGTTGTGCGGTGCGGCGAACGGGGCGCGAGAACGATTCGGAGTCCTCCGCTTCAAGGTTCACGAACCCGAATACAACACGTCTATCGCAGCATTACGAAAATCGCTGGGCGACACCGATTTCGATGCGGCGTGGGCCGAGGGTGCGGCGTTGTCGACGGAGGAGGCGATCGCGTATGCCCAGCGTGGTCGTGGGTCGCGTAAGCGGCCGTCCAGCGGGTGGGCGTCGCTGACGCCGACCGAGCTCGACGTGGTGCGGTTGGTCAGTGAGGGGTTGGCCAACAAGGACATTGCGACGCGCCTCTTCATCTCGCATCGCACGGTGCAGACGCATCTGACGCACGTGTACACCAAACTCGGCCTTACCTCGCGCGTCCAGCTGGCGCAGGAGGCCGCGAAACATAGCTGA
- a CDS encoding phospholipase D family protein — translation MNITDWFLTADERGNPDSELPAWCEGNRAEPLIHGATYFDQLVTEVQALNAGDHLFFTDWRGDPDQKMRDDGPTIRELFCRAAERGVVVKGLVWRSHLDKFAYSEEENRHLGEAIERAGGEVLLDQRVRIGGSHHQKLVVIRHPGAPERDVAFAGGIDLCHSRRDDASHRGDPQAVQMAERYGENPPWHDVQLRVQGPAVGALDMTFRERWNDPASLDMLNPLAWLRDKLGGADMKADPLPDQPPDPPPCGPHAIQVLRTYPDAHFAYDFAPNGERSIARAYNKVVPRAQRLIYVEDQYLWSKRVAKLFAQALNENPDLHLVAVIPRHPDVDGRLELPPNLIGRWQALETCRAASPERVHIFDVENPEGTPVYVHAKVCVIDDIWSCVGSDNLNRRSWTHDSELTCAVLDTDGDFARDLRLRLLREHLDRADDGSDDRGLAEPATAVREIIESAEELERWHASGRRGPRPPGRLRPHKAERPSLFTRLWAEPVYRLTYDPDGRSYRDRLRGRL, via the coding sequence ATGAACATCACCGATTGGTTCCTCACCGCAGACGAACGCGGCAACCCCGATTCCGAGTTGCCCGCGTGGTGCGAAGGCAACAGGGCGGAGCCACTGATCCACGGCGCGACGTATTTCGACCAGCTTGTCACCGAAGTGCAAGCGCTCAACGCAGGTGATCATCTGTTTTTCACCGACTGGCGCGGCGACCCGGACCAGAAGATGCGCGACGACGGTCCGACCATCCGCGAATTGTTCTGTCGCGCCGCCGAACGCGGTGTCGTCGTCAAGGGTCTGGTGTGGCGATCCCATCTGGACAAGTTCGCCTACAGCGAGGAGGAGAACCGGCACCTCGGCGAGGCGATCGAACGCGCAGGCGGGGAGGTGTTGCTCGACCAGCGCGTGCGCATCGGCGGATCGCACCATCAGAAGCTCGTCGTCATCAGGCATCCTGGTGCGCCCGAGCGGGACGTCGCGTTCGCCGGCGGTATCGACCTGTGCCACTCTCGCCGCGACGATGCATCGCACCGCGGCGACCCGCAGGCGGTGCAGATGGCCGAACGGTACGGCGAGAATCCACCGTGGCATGACGTACAACTGCGGGTGCAGGGCCCCGCCGTGGGCGCCCTGGACATGACTTTCCGCGAGCGCTGGAACGATCCAGCGTCGCTGGACATGCTCAATCCGCTGGCGTGGCTGCGGGACAAGTTGGGCGGGGCCGATATGAAGGCGGATCCGCTGCCCGACCAGCCGCCGGATCCGCCGCCGTGTGGGCCGCACGCCATACAGGTGCTACGCACATACCCTGATGCGCACTTCGCTTACGACTTCGCGCCCAACGGCGAGCGCAGCATTGCGCGTGCATACAACAAGGTGGTGCCGCGTGCCCAGCGGCTGATCTACGTCGAGGACCAGTACCTGTGGTCGAAGCGGGTGGCGAAACTTTTCGCTCAGGCGCTGAACGAGAACCCGGACCTACATCTGGTTGCCGTCATCCCGCGCCATCCCGACGTCGACGGACGACTCGAGTTGCCGCCCAACCTCATCGGTCGCTGGCAGGCGCTCGAGACATGTCGCGCGGCCAGCCCGGAGCGGGTGCACATTTTCGACGTCGAGAACCCTGAGGGCACACCGGTCTACGTGCACGCCAAAGTGTGTGTCATCGATGACATCTGGTCGTGCGTCGGCAGCGACAACCTCAATCGGCGGTCTTGGACGCACGACAGCGAGCTGACCTGCGCCGTCCTCGACACCGATGGCGACTTCGCGCGTGATCTGAGATTGCGGCTGTTACGCGAACACCTCGACCGCGCCGACGACGGCAGCGACGATCGCGGACTGGCCGAACCGGCCACCGCGGTGCGCGAAATCATCGAATCGGCAGAGGAATTGGAGCGCTGGCACGCCTCCGGTCGACGTGGTCCACGGCCGCCTGGTCGCCTTCGGCCACACAAGGCGGAGCGGCCGAGCCTGTTCACCCGGCTGTGGGCCGAACCGGTCTACCGGTTGACCTATGACCCGGACGGACGTTCGTACCGCGATCGCCTCAGGGGCAGGCTGTAA